In Pectobacterium actinidiae, the DNA window CGTTGTGAAAACGGGTCAGAAGGGAATGTGCCGACCACATGCTTTGACCGCCCCACTCCCGCCCCATCACGGCTTCATCAATGAAGGTGCAGAGGATGTAGCGGAACGACAAAATCACGCCGTTTTCATAGCCATGAGAATGTAATTCCTGTTCGATAGCCTGAATTTCCGACACCACACGCTGATACAGTTCTTCCACGCCCTCATAGGCCGAGAGCTGACGAACCCGTTCCACCATGCCCAACAGCGGCGTGACCGCATCTACCATCGGGTTAATACTTTGTCCACGCAGGCGGAACCAGTAGTCGGAGTCCATATCCATCTGTCGGGCGTGGTCAAAAAGCAGATCGCCCAGTTGATCGTTTTTAATAACCTCGATGCTCATCTCTTCCTCTCTTTACTACTGGCCGCGGATGGCCCAAAGCTGCATATCCAGCTCAGGGAATTCGCCAGCAATGTGGAACGCCAGCGTGTTGCCAGACACCAGCATCTGCCAGGCAGGGCTTTGTCTATCCAGTTGGAAATAGCTGTAACCCGCGTGATAAGGCAATTGACGCGGTGCCACCGGCAGCGGCAGCAGCGGGATACCCGGCAGTTGCAGACTGATCAGTTCGCGGATCTTCTCGCTGGAGGCGATCTTCGTTTGTTGCAGCAGCTGTTTACGCAAATGCTCCTGCGGCATACGCGCACGTACCGCCAGCACAAACTCGGCGCTGGCCATCAATTCTGCATCGCCAACCATCGCGACCATCACGCCGTACGGCTGTTTCTTCAGTTGGATGGAGACGGCACGCGGCGACAGCACGGTGCTCAGGGCCTGACGCAGCGCCATCATCAGCGGCTCAAAACTGGCCTGTTGATGTTCGTGACGATAGGCGGGGAATTCCGGCGGCAGGCGTGATTCATCGGTAAACGTCATCAGCTCGCCGCACAGCTCAACCAGCGTTTCGTGCAGGCGTTCAGGGTGCAAGGTGCCAAGGCGCGCCAGATGCGACAGTTTGGGCTGAGCACGGTTTAGCAGTTGCAGCATCATAAATTCAGCCACGTCCGCGACGCCCTGCTGCCCTGGGGCGGCAATACGCTGCGCCAGACTGCGCGCACGTTCCGCCACCAAACCGGCAGATTCACCTAAAAAGCGTTTTAAGGTGGGGATCGCGGTGACGCTGATGCTGCACGGCATGAAGTTAGGATCCATGATCAACCCGCCGTCAGGGCGTTTATCCAGAATGTTGGCAATCGCCAGAGAGGCATAGGCGCTGCGATCGTCACGATCGAGCATCAGGCGCAGGCTGACCTTACCG includes these proteins:
- the tssK gene encoding type VI secretion system baseplate subunit TssK yields the protein MSSRNRIIWREGLFIKPQHFQQQQRHTDYALHARLSALSDYFYGLQSLAINEEYLNFGRIALVNASGVMPDGTVFNIPGDDALPLPLEITDVALANQKVYLALPLAVNGVSEVGQPGQGIASRLQSHRHDVRDLHSDGGDIISLEVGKVSLRLMLDRDDRSAYASLAIANILDKRPDGGLIMDPNFMPCSISVTAIPTLKRFLGESAGLVAERARSLAQRIAAPGQQGVADVAEFMMLQLLNRAQPKLSHLARLGTLHPERLHETLVELCGELMTFTDESRLPPEFPAYRHEHQQASFEPLMMALRQALSTVLSPRAVSIQLKKQPYGVMVAMVGDAELMASAEFVLAVRARMPQEHLRKQLLQQTKIASSEKIRELISLQLPGIPLLPLPVAPRQLPYHAGYSYFQLDRQSPAWQMLVSGNTLAFHIAGEFPELDMQLWAIRGQ